TCAGAAGCAACAGCGTGCTTCGCAGCCACGAAAATCGCATCGGAATTCCTCCTGGATTGATGAATCTCGTTGAACGAATGACTACTTTTTGGCACGGATCACGTAGACGAAGACGCCGGAGAATGCGAGGTCTTTGGCATCCAACTCTCCCAAAATGGCTTGGTCCCCTCTCAGAGCATATCGAAACGGCTTGCCTGTCACGGGATCATTGGGAATCGGCAACTCGGCGATTTCATCCAGCGATTGAGGCAGTTTCCCGCCATTGGTGGTCATGTGGTGACGAATCGCTTCGACGATCATCTGTTGCGCGATGCGGCGATCGGCTCGGGAGAACGCGAAATGAACTTTCTCCAGCGAGGGCAGCAGAAGCCGCAGAAACACGGCGGGGATATTCGTTGTCGAGATGCTCATTTCCCGAAGTTTTTTTTCCGCTTGTTGAATCCCGAGAATCGCCTGCGGGTAGGGCAACATCACCCACTTGAACATATCGTCCCGGATTTGACGGGCTTGCAGCATCGTGGCCCACATCACCACCTGACTCGCGGGCATGTCTTTCAGTTGATCGGTGGAAATCCCTTGTTCCAGTAGAAACTGCTTGCTGGATGCCAATGCCACGGCCACGTACGCGGCCTGCGCAAACGGGGCCGACATGTCTCCCATGATCGGCTCCGATTTCGATGCGGGGTTAATGACGTTCAAATTGTTCGTAAATCGCTGCATTTCCTGATTCAGCAGCTGATTGGCCTCAGCGGCGGTCAGCTTCTTGCCTTCGACGAGGCTCAAATCCCCGAGATAGCGATCCACCATGCGGAATTCGCCTTGAAACGCACTCCGGGGATCAACCAACGGTCGCGGCAATTCGGCCAATGCCCAGTAGAGATTCGGTGCATCGGGCTGGGCCAGCAGTTCATCCAGATTCTGGGACATAACCATCGTAATGGCGATTCCCACCAAGCCATGAATCAGCGTCGGCCCACTGCCCACCTGTCGGCCCATGCTGAATCCCGTTCGCAAGCCAAGCAGCGCCTCATCGTAACGCTTGTCATGAATCGCAAGCCGCACCCGATATTGGTTGATCCGGGCCAATTCGCGGAATTGCTGAAGATCGGGCAGCAACAGCGTAAAGGTTTCCTGCTCCAATCGCTGATCCAACTCCCAGTCGAATCGCTCTTTGCGAGCGGCAATATCCATTTCCTTGATCATGTTGCGATGGGCAGCGACATATTCCCGAATTTCGGGCGTACCGAATTTGTCCAATGGCAGCGTATCCCACTCCAGGGTTTTCTGCACAAACTTTGGATCGCGATACTGACGCGGCCAAAACTCACTGGCGAACACGCGCAGATACGTTGTGGTTGCATTTCCGGGAATACGATCCGCAAACCGATTCGCCAATTGATAGCGCAACGCGGGCACCGGCAACGCTTTGGGAGAAATCACCACTTCCCGAGTCAGGCCGGGGTTCCGCGTTTCGGGCGCGGGCTGCGTTTTGCTCTCCGGAAGCAGAAACGTCTTTGGCGCGGGCTGCTTCGGTTGTTTGGGCACCGCTTTGGGCGACGGCGCTTGCTTGGGCATTGGCTTGGCCGCCGGATCGGCTTTTTCCTGGGCAGGCGGCTGCGGACTCGGCGCGGGGTCTGCCGATTGAGCCACCACCGCAATTTGCAGTCCCAACAGGACGCAACCACTCCATAACCAGCGTGACATACGCAGGCTCCTTAAATGATCAGAAGAAAATGAACCGGATTCCGCTTATCGCGGGAAATCAAGAAACGGTGTTTCCGACAAGTACAAACTGCCCGCCGAAATTCTCCCCGTGGATGGGCCGAATCCGCCGGGCAATGGATCGAGTGCCACGTTCGAATCAAGCTGGCCGTTGAGCATCGCTTGCCGACGACGCAGCCACGCCGGTGCTTCGGGCAGGTTTCCCGTCAGCCATTCCTGAATGAACGATGGCGAAACCGGCGACAACTCCGATGGGGCCGATTGCGAATCCTCCGGAATCGGCGAGGCGGGTTGCGCCGCACGATCGGGCACTGCATTGGCCTCGGGAAGCTGCGGCGAAAGCTTCTCAGGGGTACTCGGCGACACCGTCGTCAACACGGTCGGCGAGGCTGGACCGGGTCGCCCCGGAAATCGCTGCATCAAGGGCACCCAGGCCAACGCCGCCGAGAGCAGTGCGAACGCGAGCGTCGTCATCTGCCAGCGTCGCAGTTGTTTGCGGGCGGCGGCCTGGGCTTGTGCGAACCCGGCGGCGTGACCGGCGGCCAAGAGCGTGGTTGGCACAAACCCTTGTGGCGTCGATGGTTGCAACGCTCGCAGTCCTTGCACCAAGGAATCGTCGCCCGCATCGAGTGCCGTTAGTTCGAGTTCGGACATGATACCCCCAATCGCGTGCGAAGCTGCTGCAACGCGGTCTGATAACGTCGAAACGCGGTCGCTGCCGAGCAATCCACCAAGCCGCCAATCTGGGCGAAGGTGAGTCCGCCCCAGAGATGCGCGATGATGATTTCTCGTTCCGGCAAGGGCAATTCTTGCAGGGCATCCATGGCCGCGATGCGATCCAAGCGATCACCATCGGGCGCGGGTTGGAACCAGCCAGCATCCACCGCGCGGCGGGATTCGCGGTCGCGGCGTCGGCGATCGGAACGACTCGCACTCACCGCTCGATTGCGGACCACGCGATACAACCACGCCACGGGATCATCCGGGGGCGGTTGTTGCAAGTGCAATTGAACGAACGCCTCTTGGACGACATCGTCCGGAAGGGCACACCATTGCCGAGCAAACAGCACCAGCGGTGCTGCATGAGCGGAAATCAAGTTGGCGAGCATTTCCGGTGTCATATGCCCCAATGACGCCACCACAGGATGGGCATTTCAGAAAAAAATCACCCGGTCAGGTTCATCGACCTGCCGGGTGAGGCAATTCCAAGGAGCGGATCGGGGGGGAACGGCTCAGAAGGTGGCCGTGGTGATCGTTTCCCGACGCACCACAATTTGATTCGAGAGGCGACGATCGCCCAGGCCCGGTCGGATGGTCTCTTGGGCCATCTGCTTGTGATAGTAGCTGTACACGCACCCCGTCAGAATCACTTCGCACTCAGTTTCAGTAACCATCAGACGCCGCAAGGCTGGCAACGGGCTTTGTTGAAGCAAATCCGATGCAGGTTGTGTCAGCACTGACATGCGACTCATGATGACGCTCCTTCTTGGTGGAAACCCAGTCCACGCAAATCCAGCGGGACAAACGCAGTGAATCGATCGTGCAGAAGGGGGATTGTTGCAGGTGACCACCCAATCCCTCGGGTGAACTCACATCCATGTTGTGGATCGTTCGGGATTCGACCCACGCGCCCCATCCTAATGGATGAGCGAGAACCAATGCAACCGATTTCTGCCCGTTCCAGTCGATTCTGCGAAAATCCCCAATTCTTACTCCGGCTTTCTCGATTCTGAGATCAACAGTGGCCGGAGCTGTTTCGCCCAGACGGCGTACCCCGCAGCACTGAGATGCAGACCATCTGCGACATAGTAATCTGCATTTGGCGTGCCATCCGCACCGAGCATCAGCGGATAAATGTCACAAAATTGACAATGGGGCAGTTCCGCACAGACTTTCGCCAGCCGGGCATTGGCCTGCTGAATCGTATCTCGTTTCGCCCAGCGACTTTTCGACGGCTTGATGGCAATCAGCACCACCGGCACCTGGGGAAAATCGCTGCGAATTTCCGCCATCAGTTTCCGAAACGCGGTTTCGATCTGTTCGGGAGTCTTTCCCGAGCCAACATCGTTGTCGCCTTCGTACAAAATGATCTGCTTGGGCGATTGTTTCTTGAGGATTCGCCGGGCAAAATGGGCCGCTTCGTGCATCTGCGAGCCACCGAAGCCGCGGTTGACCACCGGCAAATCGGGGAATGATTTCGCCAGCGGCCAGCGGACCATGCTCGAACTTCCCAGAAAGATGATGCTGCCCGGTTGCGGCGGATTTTTGGCGTCCGATTCCTCAAACGTGGCAATCGCTTTCTCCCATTTGGCAAACGGATCGACCGGCGCCTTGGCATCGGCCTTCGTCGCGGGAGGTGTCTTCTCGCCGGTTTTGCCGGTTGGAACATCCGCCGCCCAGGTGGTTGCCACCAGCAGCATTCCCATTGCTGAGAACATTCCGATTCGCGCTCGATTCCCCATCAGACCGCCCCTTGCACTCAAATGGCCACACGACGATTGTACACCCACCATTCGCCCACCAATGCCAATAGCCCCAGCAGCACGCCCCACTTCCACAATTCCTGCGGTTGTTCGCGTCGCTCCCCGGCATCGACTCGTTCATTGCCCACCTGAAACGACCGGCGCACGCTCAAATTGGATTCCTCGACATCGAACAGATTCACAGCAAATTGCAGCGATTGGTCGCCAATGCGGGCCGTGTATACCCCCTGCTGCTCGGTCTGGCTGACGAGGAATTCCGCGCGGTTGCCCCGCTCCAATGTGCGGGTGCTGCCATCGGGCTGTTCGATGGTCATTTGCGGTTGCATGCCGCCGGGGCGCAGTCGCTTCACCTCGCCGGGCTGCGTGTTCGGCTCGCTGCTGGCATCCCGCACATTCCCCGATGCGTAGAGCAGATTCCACAAAAACAGCGGAAACAAGGGCCGCAAAAACCAGCGGGTGTTCCATTTGGAATCGGCGGTTTCCAGCGGGAAGGCCAACACAATATCCCGATACGATCCCCGCTCCAGCGCCGTCATCAGCACTAGGCCGCGATCACCTTCCAGGAGTCGGGGCGCACGCGGGGGGAGTTCCGGCATGCGGTACGCTTCGGCGATTTCGAGTTCCAGCCAACTCCGCAGCCCACGCATGACCGGATGCTGATCGGTATAGCCGCGAATCTGCGGAAATTCGACGGTTTCCAGATTCGCCCGCTTCCACGGTGGCGGCGGCTCGCCCAGAAACAGCGTGTTGGCGCGCGGCATCTCCTCTTCTCGCGCCGGGGCACAGCGATCGTAAATAATCAGATCCCAGGTGCCACTTGCGGCCGGTTCGCCGTAACTTTTCGCATCGGTAAGCGTGGATGCAGGCAGATAGCGAACATCCGCAATCGCCCGCGTCGCCTTGGCATCGAAGACATAATGCAACAGCGGATTATCCGGCCCGACAATCAGCACTTGCGCCTTGCGGACCACTCCCAACACCACATCGGCACGATCATCCAACGGGAGCGCATCATTCGCCTGATCGAGTCGGGCCGCAATCGTAATTTCGGCATTTTCCGGCAGATTGGGCACACGAATGGAAACGCGGCGTTCGCCGGGCTGATCGCGCTGGGCGGCCGGGTCGTTGCTGCTGGCATCCCCTTTGCGACGCGGCGGCACTTCCAGTCGGGTATCGCGTGGCGTCTGCAATTGCCCCCGCACGCGCACATCGATCCGCAGCACGCAGATCGATGCCACATCTCGAAAACTCACGACTTCCGCTTCAATCTGCACCTGTTCGGGATTGTCCTCATCGCGGAAGGCATCCAATCGGGTGATGGCCAGATTATCCGCCGCATCGGTGAGTTCCACCGGATGATAGCGCACGCTCAAATTCGCAAGCGAAAATTCGGGAACATCCGGGAAGCGACCATCCGAGAACAGATGCACCAGCGTCGAAACGCCCTCCGCCGGCACATAGACCCGCTCTTGACCGGCGACGGCGTTCAGCGGCTTGACCATCTCATCTTCGGTCGATCGCAACGGGTTGGCCAGCGACCCGGCAAAATTCAAGGCTTCATCCAAACGGGTGACTTGTTCGGTCGGCTCAATCGCCCGCACGGCCTTGCGAAGTAGCTCCCGATTGCGGGTGAACGATTGGCGAATTTCGGCATTTCCGGCAAAGACAATCACCATTCCCTCATCGCCGTCACTGGCAGCATCGATTTCCGCAAGTGCTTGTTCCTGAGCGACTTCCAGCCGAGATTTGCCATCCGGCGTGCGGGCGTTCATGCTCGCGGAATGATCCAGCATCAGAATGTATCGCCCACCGGAAAGCGTGGTGCCGTGCAACCGAGGGCCGAGAATCGCGTACAGCAGCATGAGAATGGCCAAGAGTTGCAGAATCAGCAGAATGTTCCGCCGCAGCCATTGCAGCAGCCGATTGACGTGCAAATCTTCGATCGATTGCTTCCACAAATAGGTGGAGCTAACCGTCTGCGGCTTGCGCTTCAATTTGAGGAAGTACAGAATCAGAATGGCGACCGGCACCAGAAACAGCAGCGCCCCGGCCCAGGGTGGCAGTGGCAGATGGTGGCTGAGCGAAAAATGATCTTGCAGCCAGTTGTTGGCCTGCGATTCGTACCCGGCCAGATCCAATCCAAACAGGATCATCCCCGGCAATGCCAGTAGCAGCAACCCAACTAGCGCCACCGGAAACCATGTGCGGGCAAGCCAGTGCATGATTGTTCTCGCAACAGGAGCGATCCTCACCCGGCGAGCATTGTACCAACGCGGTCGGCCGCTGTCAGTCAGGAAGCAAAATCGCCCGGCAACTTCCGTCCCCGTTCGCTCCAACACGACGGGAACCGGACGCTGCCGGGCGATGATTCACGGGTGGCCCGGAACTGCGGACCACCGCCCCGACTTACGCCAGGATTTGCTCGATGGGTTCGGCCCCTTCGACGCCGACGAGTTTCTGATCCAGCCCGCCGTAGAAGTACGACAAGTCATTGGGATCCAATCCCAACTGCTGCAGAATCGTGGCATGGACGTTCTTGACATGGAAGCGATTTTCCACGGCTTCGTTGCCCAGTTCGTCGGTGGCTCCAACGCTGGTTCCGCCCTTGATGCCGCCGCCGGCCATCCACATGGTGAACCCGGCGCTGTTGTGATCGCGGCCCGTGCCTTGGCCGTACTCGGCGGTGGGCTGTCGGCCGAACTCACCGCCCCAGACCACCAGCGTGCTATCCAGCAACCCGCGGCGCTTGAGATCCTTCAGCAGCGCGGCAATCGGCTTATCCGTCGCCCCGGCGTGCTTGGTGTGATTCACCATCATATCGCCGTGTGCATCCCAGTTATCGTCGTTGTGCGATCCACCGGAGTAAATCTGAATGAACCGCACGCCGCGTTCGACCAACCGCCGTGCCAGCAAGCACTTGCGGCCAAAGTGATCGGTCTTGGCTTCGCCGATGCCGTACAGATCCTTGGTTTCCTTGGTTTCCTTGGTGAAATCGACGGCTTCCGGGGCGGATTGCTGCATCTTGAACGCAAGTTCGTAGCTGGCAATCCGGGCGGACAACTCGCTGTTGTCATTTCGCGGGGCCAGGTGCGCTTCGTTCTTTTCCCGCAGACGGTCCAGCAGCATCCGCTGCACCCGAGAATCCGCGCCCGCAGGCGGTTGCAGATTCAGAATCGGATTGTCCGTCGCCTTCAGCACCACGCCCTGATACGCAGCCGGCATGAACCCGCTGGACCAGTTCTTCGGCCCGCTGATCGGCCCACCCGTGTGATCGAGCATCACCACGTAGCCGGGCAGATTCTGATTCACCGTCCCCAGGCCATACGTCACCCACGAACCCAACGACGGGAAGCCGCTGAGAATCCGCCCCGAGTTCATCATGAACATCGCGGAACCATGAATCGGCGATTCGGCATACATCGAATGGATGAACGCCATGTCGTCCACGCAGGTGCCCAGATTCGGGAACAGATCGCTGATCCACTTCCCGGATTGGCCGTACTGCTTGAACTGCCAACGCGGTCCCACCACTCGGCCTTCGTTCTTGCGACCACCGCGACCGAAGGTCTTGATGGGAATGGTCTTGCCATCCAGCGGGTACAACTTCGGCTTGTAGTCGAAGGTTTCGATGTGGCTGGGACCACCGTACATGAACAGGAAGATCACCGACTTGGCCTTGGGGGCGAAGTGCGGCGGTTTGACGGCGAGCGGGCTGGCGGCCGGGGCAGCGGCCGGGGTATTGGCATGAGCGCGATCGCCGGCCATCATCCCCGCCAAGGCCACGCCACCGAATCCGCACCCGGTTTCCCAGACGAATTCACGTCGGGTCCGCCCACAGAATTGACGCGCATTCTTTTGCGACATTTGGACTCTCCTTCGTGAATGATCAATCCAGGTAAATAAATTCGTTCGAGTTAATCGCCATCAAGCAGTATTGCCGGAATGCCTCGGCGGCGTTCAGCTTGAATTCCTGTTGCAGCTTATCCAGGAACGCGGCATCGGCGGCCACTTCTTCGGCGGTCGGCGCTCGGCCCACCGTCAGGCGAATCACACGGCAAATCTGGGCATTTCGGTCTTTGGGTTCATCCTTCAGCACGCGTTCGGCCAGCGATTGCGCTTGCTGATTCGTGAATTCCCCGTTGAGCATCCCCAATGCCTGCGTGGGCACCGTTGTGGTGTACCGCACCGGGCAACTGGTATCCGGGTCGGCCTGGTCGTGCTGAATCAGAATCGGCACTTGCAGCGATCGCTTAATGTGGACATACACACTGCGACGATTCGCTTGTTCGGGCGGCGACGTGTGCCACCCCTGCCCTGGAACCGATTGCCCAGCCAGCACTTCACGCGGAATCGGCGGATAAATACTCGGCCCGAACATCTGCGCATTCAACGAGCCGCTTACCGCCAAAATGCTGTCCCGCACTTCTTCCGCAATCAACCGACGCATCGGAAACCGCCACAGCAGTTGATTGGCCGGATCGACCTGCAACGCCTTGGGTTCCCCCTTCGACGATTGCTGATAGGTGCTGGACATCAGCATCAGCTTATGCATCTTCTTGACCGACCAGTTGGCATCCATGAACTGTTGGGCCAAATAATCGAGCAATTCCGGGTGCGTGGGCGCTTCGCCGATCTTGCCGAAATCATTCGAGCTAGGAACAATCCCCTTGCCGAAATGGTGCTGCCACAAGCGATTGACGAACACCCGAGCCGTGAGCGGATTCTCCTTCGAGGCGATCCAGTTGGCCAACACGGTGCGACGGCCACTCGATTTGGCATCGCGTTTGACTTCCGGCAGCTTCGGCTTCGGGAAGCCCAACACCGTCGGGAACGCCGGTTCCACGATCGGACCTTGGGCGTGTGCATTGCCACGCAGATGCACGTGCGTCGGCGGCGGGAACGGATTGGCCCGATTCACCGCCAACGCCAATTCCTGACGCGGCGACGGGGCACGCGAGATGCGGTCCAGATCACGACGCAATCGGTCGAGCTGCCGCTGTTCTTCTCGCTGAATGAACTTCGGCAGTTGCTCCCGAATCACCTTCGGACGCTCATCTCCTTCCGAAGCGCGTTGCAGCGGCGCGGGCATCCGTTTGATCACCTGATCTTCCAACTTGGTGATCTCGCCACGCAGTTTCATCTTGCGATTTTCCCGTTCTTCGCGTTCCTGCGGGGTCAATTCGCGGAATTCCTTCGGCGTAATGTCCGCCAGGTTATTCGGCGAGGAGACATCCCGCGTATCGCTGTATCGGGAAATATCCACAAAGAACGCCTTCAGCGCGTAGTAATCGGTTTGCGGCATGGGGTCGATCTTGTGATCGTGGCAGCGGGCACAGTTCATCGTCATGCCCAAAAACACTTGCGAAGTCGTGGCCACAATCTCATCGAATTCATCCGCCACCGCTTGCGGGTAATCCGCCGGCTCATCGTCCCACAGGCCAATGCGGTAGAACCCCGTGGCGATCATGTTTTCCGGCTTGTTCCGATCGATTTCGTCTCCGGCCAACTGTTCGCGGATGAATTGATCGAACGGCTTGTCATCGTTGAACGATTTGATGACATAGTCCCGATAGCGCCAGACATTCGGCTTGGGGCCATCGCGCTCGTAGCCGTTGGTTTCGGCGTAATGCACCAGATCCAGCCAATGTCGGCCCCACTTCTCGCCATAATGCGGGCTGGCCAGCAGTGCATCCACCAACCGCTCATAGGCATTCGGGGAATTGTCATTCACGAAGGCGTCGATCTGTTCCGGTGTCGGCGGCAGGCCGGTCAAATCGTAGTACAACCGACGCACCAGCGACAGCTTATCTGCGGGCGGATTCGGCTTCAGCCCCTTGGCTTCGAGTTTCGCCAGAATGAATGCATCAATCGGATTTTGGATCCAATCGGCTTGCTTGACCGCCGGAATCGGCTGCGGCTTCACGGGCTGATAGGCCCAATACTTGCGATCTTCATCGGTGACTTTGCCGCGGGTCGATTTGCTCGCCGCCGCCACCAGCGCATTGGCCGGGAATGGCAACTTGCGATTGGCCCATTCGGTGAGCTTGGCGATTTTGTCAGCCGGCAACTTGCCCGAGGGGGGCATTTCCAGCCCGTCGCGGTATTCAATCGCCTTCAGGAAATTGGAATCGCGGAGTTTGTCCAGCAGCACCGCCGGCCCCAGATCGCCCCCCTTCAGGAAGCGTTCTCGATTCTCCATGGAGAAGTTGCCACGCTCTTTGCCATCGCCGTGGCATTTGTAGCAATTCTGCTTGAGAATCGGCAGAATTTCCTTCTCGTAAAACGCGACATCTTCCGCCGAAAAGGCGACCGGCTTCTCGGCCGGGGGTGGGGTCTCGGCCACCAGGCGACGTTGACTGACCAACACGGTCAGCACGCCCGCCGCCAGCAGCAGCCCGGCCAGCAGCCGGGTTCGTCGGTGCATCATTCGCTCATCCTCCAGAGAGATGTCTCGATTCCGATCGAGCCGGGGAGTCAGGGGGTGGTGGGTTGTTGCGTCCAAACGGTTGCACTTAACTCTCGAATGAACAACGTCTTGCGCACATCCGAAAGCGTGTTTGCACCGAAGATTCCCGCATGCAAATCGGTTCGCCCGTCCAAGTATTCCGGGTGCCGAATGCTCAACGTGCTTGCGGTGCCCGCCGTCCGATTCTCCACCGTCAACGCATAGCGGCCCGCAGTTCGCTTGAGCGTCATTCGCACCTCGTCACCGGTGCTAAAGACTCCCAGAAAGTGCGAATCCATATCGATGCCGTTGCGATTGTTCACAAAAAAGATGCGGTAGATGTCTTGCCCCTTTTCCGAGGCACGGATCAATCCGCCGCGAATCACTCGGTTACTTCGATCGCCGATGTATAGCCCGAATTGGCCCACCCGCTGCAACGCGGGGATATCCGGCACCGTAATCGAGATTTCGAAATCTTCGTCCCGAGTGAAGCCCAAACTGCGCAACGGAATCCCGAAGTATTCCCCCGTTGGCATGTTGATTTGGTGGTTAATGTCGCTATTGGTGGTCGTCAGTTCGAGCCGCTTTTCTGGGATATTCAGGAACAGATTCGGATCATTCTCCGGCAATTTGTTCCCGGTCCCCGGCAGCCGATGCGTCAGCCCAATCCCCTGCCCCTTGGCATCTCGAATCGAG
This DNA window, taken from Tuwongella immobilis, encodes the following:
- a CDS encoding RNA polymerase sigma factor yields the protein MLANLISAHAAPLVLFARQWCALPDDVVQEAFVQLHLQQPPPDDPVAWLYRVVRNRAVSASRSDRRRRDRESRRAVDAGWFQPAPDGDRLDRIAAMDALQELPLPEREIIIAHLWGGLTFAQIGGLVDCSAATAFRRYQTALQQLRTRLGVSCPNSN
- a CDS encoding BON domain-containing protein, whose translation is MSRMSVLTQPASDLLQQSPLPALRRLMVTETECEVILTGCVYSYYHKQMAQETIRPGLGDRRLSNQIVVRRETITTATF
- a CDS encoding GDSL-type esterase/lipase family protein, which gives rise to MFSAMGMLLVATTWAADVPTGKTGEKTPPATKADAKAPVDPFAKWEKAIATFEESDAKNPPQPGSIIFLGSSSMVRWPLAKSFPDLPVVNRGFGGSQMHEAAHFARRILKKQSPKQIILYEGDNDVGSGKTPEQIETAFRKLMAEIRSDFPQVPVVLIAIKPSKSRWAKRDTIQQANARLAKVCAELPHCQFCDIYPLMLGADGTPNADYYVADGLHLSAAGYAVWAKQLRPLLISESRKPE
- a CDS encoding vWA domain-containing protein, coding for MHWLARTWFPVALVGLLLLALPGMILFGLDLAGYESQANNWLQDHFSLSHHLPLPPWAGALLFLVPVAILILYFLKLKRKPQTVSSTYLWKQSIEDLHVNRLLQWLRRNILLILQLLAILMLLYAILGPRLHGTTLSGGRYILMLDHSASMNARTPDGKSRLEVAQEQALAEIDAASDGDEGMVIVFAGNAEIRQSFTRNRELLRKAVRAIEPTEQVTRLDEALNFAGSLANPLRSTEDEMVKPLNAVAGQERVYVPAEGVSTLVHLFSDGRFPDVPEFSLANLSVRYHPVELTDAADNLAITRLDAFRDEDNPEQVQIEAEVVSFRDVASICVLRIDVRVRGQLQTPRDTRLEVPPRRKGDASSNDPAAQRDQPGERRVSIRVPNLPENAEITIAARLDQANDALPLDDRADVVLGVVRKAQVLIVGPDNPLLHYVFDAKATRAIADVRYLPASTLTDAKSYGEPAASGTWDLIIYDRCAPAREEEMPRANTLFLGEPPPPWKRANLETVEFPQIRGYTDQHPVMRGLRSWLELEIAEAYRMPELPPRAPRLLEGDRGLVLMTALERGSYRDIVLAFPLETADSKWNTRWFLRPLFPLFLWNLLYASGNVRDASSEPNTQPGEVKRLRPGGMQPQMTIEQPDGSTRTLERGNRAEFLVSQTEQQGVYTARIGDQSLQFAVNLFDVEESNLSVRRSFQVGNERVDAGERREQPQELWKWGVLLGLLALVGEWWVYNRRVAI
- a CDS encoding DUF1501 domain-containing protein; this encodes MSQKNARQFCGRTRREFVWETGCGFGGVALAGMMAGDRAHANTPAAAPAASPLAVKPPHFAPKAKSVIFLFMYGGPSHIETFDYKPKLYPLDGKTIPIKTFGRGGRKNEGRVVGPRWQFKQYGQSGKWISDLFPNLGTCVDDMAFIHSMYAESPIHGSAMFMMNSGRILSGFPSLGSWVTYGLGTVNQNLPGYVVMLDHTGGPISGPKNWSSGFMPAAYQGVVLKATDNPILNLQPPAGADSRVQRMLLDRLREKNEAHLAPRNDNSELSARIASYELAFKMQQSAPEAVDFTKETKETKDLYGIGEAKTDHFGRKCLLARRLVERGVRFIQIYSGGSHNDDNWDAHGDMMVNHTKHAGATDKPIAALLKDLKRRGLLDSTLVVWGGEFGRQPTAEYGQGTGRDHNSAGFTMWMAGGGIKGGTSVGATDELGNEAVENRFHVKNVHATILQQLGLDPNDLSYFYGGLDQKLVGVEGAEPIEQILA
- a CDS encoding PSD1 and planctomycete cytochrome C domain-containing protein, encoding MMHRRTRLLAGLLLAAGVLTVLVSQRRLVAETPPPAEKPVAFSAEDVAFYEKEILPILKQNCYKCHGDGKERGNFSMENRERFLKGGDLGPAVLLDKLRDSNFLKAIEYRDGLEMPPSGKLPADKIAKLTEWANRKLPFPANALVAAASKSTRGKVTDEDRKYWAYQPVKPQPIPAVKQADWIQNPIDAFILAKLEAKGLKPNPPADKLSLVRRLYYDLTGLPPTPEQIDAFVNDNSPNAYERLVDALLASPHYGEKWGRHWLDLVHYAETNGYERDGPKPNVWRYRDYVIKSFNDDKPFDQFIREQLAGDEIDRNKPENMIATGFYRIGLWDDEPADYPQAVADEFDEIVATTSQVFLGMTMNCARCHDHKIDPMPQTDYYALKAFFVDISRYSDTRDVSSPNNLADITPKEFRELTPQEREERENRKMKLRGEITKLEDQVIKRMPAPLQRASEGDERPKVIREQLPKFIQREEQRQLDRLRRDLDRISRAPSPRQELALAVNRANPFPPPTHVHLRGNAHAQGPIVEPAFPTVLGFPKPKLPEVKRDAKSSGRRTVLANWIASKENPLTARVFVNRLWQHHFGKGIVPSSNDFGKIGEAPTHPELLDYLAQQFMDANWSVKKMHKLMLMSSTYQQSSKGEPKALQVDPANQLLWRFPMRRLIAEEVRDSILAVSGSLNAQMFGPSIYPPIPREVLAGQSVPGQGWHTSPPEQANRRSVYVHIKRSLQVPILIQHDQADPDTSCPVRYTTTVPTQALGMLNGEFTNQQAQSLAERVLKDEPKDRNAQICRVIRLTVGRAPTAEEVAADAAFLDKLQQEFKLNAAEAFRQYCLMAINSNEFIYLD